One Syntrophales bacterium genomic window, TCGACTCAATTTATCCTCGTCAATTTTTTCCCTGTATCCTCCGATTCCAGCGAATCTTTTCATAAGATCTTTCAGTTCACGACTCACTTTAAGCTTAACTTTCTCCCCTTCTTTTAGCTCAACCTTCTCCAAGGGCTTAAAG contains:
- a CDS encoding antitoxin family protein gives rise to the protein MPKIIEAIYENGVFKPLEKVELKEGEKVKLKVSRELKDLMKRFAGIGGYREKIDEDKLSRVEVDLLE